The Astatotilapia calliptera chromosome 17, fAstCal1.2, whole genome shotgun sequence genome has a segment encoding these proteins:
- the xpot gene encoding exportin-T yields the protein MACQSVAVVMDEQALLGLNPNADARYRQRAIAYFEQLKESQDAWEVCAEALAKGIYSDDHVKFFCFQVLEHQIKFRHCSLSAVQQQLIRETLMKWLQFQLMNTQPEKAFIRNKAAQVFALTFVMEYMTLWPKFFFDILSLVGLNPHGVDIYLRTLMAIDAEVVDRDILHTPEETRRNTLIKDSMREQSIPSLVESWFQILQTYQQSHPELTCQCLEVVGAYVSWIDLNLIANDRFVNLLLSQMSMEELREEACDCLFEIVNKGMDPVDKTKLVESLCQVLQSAGFFNVEQEEDVDFLAKFSRLVNGMGQSLVLSWTKLAKTGNVKDAAETLQAVEAKVPLLVQLLVHEDDDISANIVGFCYEYLHVLKQLPQLTDQQKANIEAIMLAVMKKLTYDDEYNFENEGEDEAMFVEYRKQLKMLLDRLAQVSPELLLEAVRRVFTNTMQNWQTAPFMEVEVAIRLLYMLGEALPAAHGAHFSGDTAKTSALQDMMRTLVSCGVSSYQHTSVALEFFETVVRYDKFFIVEPQHIPGVLMAFLDQRGLRHNSPKVRSRVAYLFSRFIKTLHKHMNAFVEDILTRIQDLLELTPPENGFPALLTSDDQLFMFEAAGILIVNSESPVERKQALMRSLLTPLMDAFRLLLTKLPQETEEERQTALADCLSHAVGFASRTSKAFSNKQTVKQCGCTEVYRDCLQAFLPALSCPVQRSVLRSSVRSFLHRMIICMEEEVLPFVPAASEHMLKDCEAKDLQEFIPLISQITAKFKRQVSPFLQQIFMPLVLAIFEVLARPAEENDQTAALEKQMLRRSYFSFIQTIAGSGMNEVMANQGAENMERIVFTIIQGAVDFPDPIAQKTCFIILTKLVELWGGKDGMVGFPDFIYKHIVPACFLAPLKPTFDLSDAQTVLVLSECALTLKMIHLKRGLEFIQFLQQEYLPSLQVAPEISQELCQVLQQPDVKVLKNYIKAFFQRGKL from the exons ATGGCCTGCCAGTCTGTCGCTGTAGTCATGGACGAGCAGGCCCTGCTGGGGCTCAACCCGAACGCCGATGCCCGCTACAGGCAGAGG GCTATCGCTTACTTCGAGCAGCTGAAGGAGTCTCAGGACGCTTGGGAGGTTTGTGCTGAGGCTCTCGCCAAAGGGATTTACAG TGATGACCACGTCAAATTCTTCTGCTTCCAAGTCTTGGAGCATCAGATCAAGTTCAG ACATTGCAGTTTGAGTGCTGTTCAGCAGCAGCTCATCAGAGAGACTCTAATGAAGTGGCTCCAGTTTCAG CTGATGAACACTCAGCCCGAGAAGGCCTTCATCAGGAACAAGGCAGCACAGGTGTTCGCCCTCACCTTCGTCATGGAGTACATGACTCTGTGGCCCAAGTTCTTCTTCGACATCCTGTCCCTGGTGGGTCTGAACCCCCACGGAGTCGACATCTACCTGAGGACACTGATGGCCATCGACGCCGAGGTGGTGGACAGAGACATCCTGCACACGCCGGAG GAGACTCGCAGGAACACGCTGATCAAAGACAGCATGAGGGAGCAGAGCATCCCCAGCCTGGTGGAGTCCTGGTTCCAGATCCTGCAGACGTACCAGCAGTCCCACCCCGAGCTCACCTGTCAGTGCTTGGAGGTGGTCGGAGCCTACGTGTCCTGGATCGACCTCAACCTCATCGCCAATGACAG gttCGTGAACCTGCTGCTGAGCCAGATGTCCATGGAGGAGCTGAGGGAGGAGGCCTGCGACTGCCTGTTTGAAATCGTCAACAAGGGAATGGATCCAGTGGACAAAACCAAGCTGGTAGAGTCTCTGTGCCAAGTGCTACAGTCAGCAGGCTTCTTCAACGTGGAGCAG GAGGAGGATGTGGACTTCCTGGCCAAGTTCTCACGGCTGGTGAACGGCATGGGTCAGAGTCTGGTGCTGAGCTGGACCAAGCTGGCGAAAACCGGCAACGTGAAGGACGCAGCGGAGACGCTGCAGGCCGTGGAGGCCAAAGTGCCTCTGCTGGTGCAGCTGCTGGTGCACGAGGATGACGACATCTCGGCAAACATCGTGGGCTTCTGCTACGAGTACCTGCACGTCCTCAAACAG CTTCCTCAGCTGACGGACCAGCAGAAAGCGAACATCGAG GCCATCATGCTCGCTGTAATGAAAAAACTCACGTACGATGACGAGTACAACTTTGAGAACGAG GGCGAGGACGAGGCGATGTTTGTGGAGTACAGGAAGCAGCTGAAGATGCTTTTGGATCGACTCGCTCAGGTTTCACCGGAGCTGCTGCTGGAAGCCGTCCGCCGCGTCTTCACCAACACGATGCA GAACTGGCAGACAGCACCCTTCATGGAGGTGGAGGTCGCCATCAGGCTGCTCTACATGCTGGGTGAGGCCTTACCGGCGGCGCATGGTGCCCACTTCTCTGGAGACACGGCCAAGACGAGCGCCCTGCAGGACATGATGAGGACG CTGGTTTCCTGCGGTGTCAGCAGCTACCAGCACACCTCCGTCGCTCTGGAGTTCTTTGAAACGGTTGTGCGATACGACAAGTTCTTTATCGTGGAGCCACAGCACATTCCTGGCGTGCTGATGGCGTTCCTGGACCAGCGAGGCTTGAGACACAACAGCCCGAAGGTCCGCAGCAGGGTGGCCTACCTGTTCTCCAGATTCATCAAAACCCTACA TAAACACATGAATGCCTTCGTCGAGGACATCCTGACGAGGATTCAGGACCTGCTGGAGCTCACTCCACCT GAAAACGGTTTCCCGGCACTCCTGACCAGCGACGACCAGCTCTTTATGTTTGAGGCAGCCGGCATCCTCATCGTCAACAGCGAGAGCCCTGTGGAGAGGAAGCAGGCACTGATGAGGAGCCTGCTGACACCGCTGATGGACGCCTTCCGCCTGCTACTCACCAAACTCCCCCaggagactgaggaggagcgtCAGACCGCCCTCGCCGACTGCCTGAGTCACGCCGTCGGCTTCGCCAG CCGGACCAGCAAAGCTTTCAGCAACAAGCAGACAGTGAAGCAGTGTGGCTGCACCGAGGTGTACCGGGACTGCCTGCAGGCCTTCCTGCCCGCACTCAGCTGCCCCGTGCAACGGAGCGTGCTGCGCAGCTCCGTCCGCTCGTTCCTGCACCGCATGATCATctgcatggaggaggaggtgctgCCCTTCGTCCCCGCTGCCTCAGAGCACATGCTGAAGGACTGCGAGGCCAAAGATCTACAGGAGTTCATCCCGCTCATCAGCCAGATCACTGCCAAGTTTAAG CGGCAGGTGTCTCCCTTCCTGCAGCAGATCTTCATGCCCCTCGTCCTTGCCATCTTTGAGGTTCTGGCACGCCCGGCAGAAGAGAACGACCAGACAGCGGCACTGGAGAAGCAGATGCTGAGGAGGAGTTACTTCAGCTTCATCCAGACCATCGCAGGAAGTGGGATGAACGAGGTGATGGCCAATCAGG ggGCAGAAAACATGGAGCGCATCGTGTTCACCATCATTCAGGGCGCTGTCGACTTTCCCGACCCCATCGCGCAGAAGACCTGCTTCATCATCCTCACCAAACTGGTGGAGCTGTGGG gaGGTAAAGACGGCATGGTGGGCTTCCCCGACTTTATCTACAAACACATCGTCCCAGCCTGTTTCCTGGCTCCCCTCAAACCGACCTTTGACCTGTCAGATGCACAGACGGTCCTG gttCTGTCGGAGTGCGCTCTGACACTGAAGATGATTCATCTCAAACgg ggACTCGAATTCATCCAGTTCTTGCAGCAGGAGTACCTGCCATCACTCCAGGTGGCCCCGGAAATTTCACAG GAGCTCTGCCAGGTTCTCCAGCAGCCTGACGTCAAAGTCCTGAAAAACTACATTAAG GCGTTCTTCCAGCGAGGAAAACTGTAG
- the rpl18a gene encoding large ribosomal subunit protein eL20: MKASGTLREYKVIGRLLPSAKNPAPPLYRMRIFAPNHIVAKSRFWYFVSQLRKMKKASGEIVYCGLVNEKTPLKVKNFGIWLRYDSRSGTHNMYREYRDLTTSGAVTQCYRDMGARHRARAHSIQIMKVQVIAANKCRRPAIKQFHDSKIRFPLPHRVLRRQHKPRFTTKRPNTFY; encoded by the exons ATGAAGGCGTCCGGCACA CTTAGGGAGTATAAGGTCATTGGGCGTCTGCTGCCCTCGGCTAAGAACCCCGCCCCCCCTCTCTACCGGATGAGGATCTTCGCCCCGAACCACATCGTAGCCAAGTCTCGCTTCTGGTACTTTGTCTCTCAGctgaggaagatgaagaaggCATCCGGAGAGATCGTCTACTGCGGCCTG GTCAACGAGAAGACGCCTCTGAAGGTGAAGAACTTCGGCATCTGGCTGCGCTACGACTCCCGCAGCGGCACCCACAACATGTACAGAGAGTACAGGGACCTCACCACATCTGGAGCCGTCACTCAGTGCT ATCGTGACATGGGAGCTCGCCATCGTGCTCGTGCCCACTCAATCCAGATCATGAAGGTGCAGGTGATCGCCGCCAACAAGTGTCGCAGACCCGCCATCAAGCAGTTCCAC GACTCCAAGATCAGGTTCCCCCTGCCCCACCGGGTCCTGCGCCGCCAGCACAAACCCCGCTTCACCACCAAGAGACCAAACACCTTCTACTAA